From the genome of Actinacidiphila yeochonensis CN732, one region includes:
- a CDS encoding phage tail protein, which yields MSLQPGDALTSHNFGLQIDGVMVEYLAEVSGMSIEQDVITYQQNTPNGQNVVKNMPGVKKNGTCTVVRGMTQSDSFTQWINESIAGQMSTARKNASIIMMDFQNNPVKRYHLRNAWCNKIDASTVKAGEASALTETVTIVFEELVIE from the coding sequence ATGAGCCTTCAGCCGGGTGACGCCCTCACCTCACACAACTTCGGCCTGCAGATCGACGGCGTCATGGTCGAGTACCTCGCCGAGGTCAGCGGCATGAGCATCGAGCAGGACGTCATCACCTACCAGCAGAACACCCCCAACGGCCAGAACGTGGTCAAGAACATGCCGGGTGTGAAGAAGAACGGGACGTGCACCGTCGTCCGCGGCATGACCCAGTCGGACTCGTTCACCCAGTGGATCAACGAGTCGATCGCCGGCCAGATGAGCACGGCCCGGAAGAACGCCTCCATCATCATGATGGACTTCCAGAACAACCCGGTGAAGCGCTACCACCTGCGCAACGCCTGGTGCAACAAGATCGACGCGAGCACGGTGAAGGCCGGCGAGGCCTCGGCGCTCACCGAGACCGTGACCATCGTGTTCGAAGAACTGGTCATCGAGTAA